From Alienimonas californiensis, a single genomic window includes:
- a CDS encoding redoxin domain-containing protein, whose protein sequence is MPRPAAPARPLTRRTARAWATAAVLAVAGPLMGVAQAAPPASVILSTYQPKVVGGPGVEIETPPEDQWDQCKVEPLRNTNDSGYLVVGPQDQTLRRIVDADGDGTIELFIYYNQGMEVFREWDADGAQKNDKGEAVVSSNNFRWVNFGGTKWGVDTNGDRRIDAWKRISPAEAAAVAAEAVVDGDAAKLATVLVTAEELKSLGVDDALAARIVEELADPAKQLAAIRKDSELLRSKPTFQSVNTGQPGLILPGESARGELEVVENSNALLNVPDGNMGIVSLSEMVRVGSRLDSVVWKLTALPRPVEGNGQIVLGGPLIQPPPGMALGDDGDGLAPEVAKLLGELAKLNEDRPDEKSTKAQRLDFAAKQLKLHRELFKVDQGNDRPFWLTTQADTFHGLFLNEDIEAEFAQAEMAKIRKLAAAEAPGALPVVDQRSLFVAWGEKRRPLGADPAQAELEEFETWWRTAREGFVTKYPESNEAATFLIELAMESEQQGELAQASDYYRQLAQKFPSSQLGKKAAGALRRLNLEGKPLEFRLPLRSGGQITSADTRGKVTLLTFWNVECKPCQQNLPVLKDLYQKHGDKLEIIAVNVDEGPNGIAQYVEDNGVKFPIAFEPGGFNGPAATDFGVVNLPTMILADQQGRVVSVNPDIRDVQNKVPQLVK, encoded by the coding sequence ATGCCCCGCCCCGCCGCCCCCGCCCGTCCGCTGACGCGTCGTACCGCCCGCGCCTGGGCGACCGCCGCGGTTCTCGCCGTCGCCGGCCCGCTGATGGGCGTCGCCCAGGCGGCGCCGCCGGCGTCGGTCATTCTCTCCACCTATCAGCCCAAGGTCGTCGGCGGGCCGGGCGTGGAGATCGAGACCCCGCCGGAGGACCAGTGGGACCAGTGCAAGGTCGAACCGCTCCGCAACACGAACGACAGCGGCTACCTCGTCGTCGGCCCGCAGGATCAGACCCTGCGGCGGATCGTGGACGCCGACGGCGACGGCACGATCGAGCTGTTCATCTACTACAACCAGGGCATGGAAGTGTTCCGGGAGTGGGACGCCGACGGGGCCCAGAAGAACGACAAGGGCGAGGCGGTCGTCAGCAGCAATAACTTCCGCTGGGTGAACTTCGGCGGGACGAAGTGGGGCGTGGACACGAACGGCGACCGCCGGATCGACGCCTGGAAGCGGATCAGCCCCGCCGAGGCCGCCGCCGTCGCCGCCGAGGCCGTCGTCGACGGCGACGCCGCCAAGCTGGCCACCGTGTTGGTCACCGCGGAAGAACTGAAGTCGCTGGGCGTCGACGACGCGCTGGCCGCCCGGATCGTGGAAGAACTCGCCGACCCCGCGAAGCAGTTGGCGGCGATCCGGAAGGACTCCGAACTGCTCCGGTCCAAGCCCACCTTCCAGAGCGTCAACACCGGCCAGCCCGGCCTGATCCTGCCCGGCGAGAGCGCCCGCGGCGAGCTGGAAGTCGTCGAGAACTCCAACGCCCTGCTGAACGTTCCCGACGGGAATATGGGCATCGTCTCGCTCTCCGAGATGGTCCGGGTCGGCAGCCGGTTGGACAGCGTCGTCTGGAAGCTGACCGCCCTGCCCCGGCCGGTCGAGGGGAACGGGCAGATCGTGCTCGGCGGTCCGCTGATCCAGCCGCCCCCCGGCATGGCCCTCGGCGACGACGGCGACGGGCTGGCCCCGGAGGTCGCCAAGCTGCTCGGCGAACTGGCCAAGCTGAACGAGGATCGCCCCGACGAGAAGTCCACGAAGGCCCAGCGGCTCGACTTCGCCGCCAAGCAACTCAAACTGCACCGGGAACTGTTCAAGGTCGACCAGGGCAACGACCGCCCGTTCTGGCTGACCACCCAGGCCGACACCTTCCACGGCCTATTCCTGAACGAAGACATCGAGGCGGAGTTCGCCCAAGCCGAAATGGCGAAGATCCGCAAGCTCGCCGCCGCCGAGGCGCCCGGCGCCCTGCCGGTGGTCGATCAGCGGTCGCTGTTCGTCGCCTGGGGCGAGAAGCGCCGCCCGCTGGGCGCCGACCCGGCCCAGGCCGAACTGGAGGAGTTCGAAACCTGGTGGCGGACCGCCCGCGAGGGCTTCGTCACGAAGTATCCGGAATCCAACGAGGCCGCCACGTTCCTGATCGAACTGGCGATGGAGTCGGAGCAGCAGGGCGAACTGGCCCAGGCCTCCGATTACTACCGGCAGCTCGCCCAGAAGTTCCCGAGTTCGCAGCTCGGCAAGAAGGCGGCCGGCGCCCTGCGGCGGCTGAACCTGGAAGGCAAGCCGCTGGAGTTCCGCCTGCCGCTCCGCAGCGGGGGGCAGATCACCTCCGCCGACACCCGCGGCAAGGTCACGCTGCTGACCTTCTGGAACGTGGAGTGCAAGCCCTGCCAGCAGAACCTGCCGGTCCTGAAAGACCTGTACCAGAAGCACGGCGACAAGCTGGAGATCATCGCCGTGAACGTGGACGAGGGCCCCAACGGCATCGCCCAGTACGTCGAGGACAACGGCGTGAAGTTCCCGATCGCCTTCGAGCCGGGCGGCTTCAACGGCCCCGCGGCGACCGACTTCGGGGTGGTCAACCTGCCCACGATGATCCTCGCCGACCAGCAGGGCCGCGTCGTCAGCGTGAACCCGGACATCCGCGACGTGCAGAACAAGGTCCCGCAGTTGGTGAAGTAA
- a CDS encoding Minf_1886 family protein, with amino-acid sequence MNRPAERSDPRPEENGPEPARRPFAREAYLFVFEALQKVQDDLVAAPERLTTRSDALPGRHITAAELCVGFRELAAAQFGGMARTVLRQWGVRNTEDVGRIVFELVERGELCKCDGDRPEDFAGLFDFDTAFATAFDADLNAVTLAAAR; translated from the coding sequence GTGAACCGCCCCGCCGAACGGTCCGACCCCCGTCCCGAAGAGAACGGTCCCGAGCCGGCCCGCCGGCCGTTCGCCCGGGAGGCGTACCTGTTCGTGTTCGAGGCCCTGCAGAAGGTGCAGGACGACCTCGTCGCCGCGCCGGAGCGTCTGACGACCCGCAGCGACGCCCTCCCCGGCCGGCACATCACCGCCGCGGAGCTGTGCGTGGGCTTTCGGGAACTCGCCGCCGCCCAGTTCGGCGGGATGGCCCGCACCGTGCTGCGGCAGTGGGGCGTGCGGAATACGGAGGACGTCGGCCGGATCGTGTTCGAACTGGTCGAGCGCGGCGAACTGTGCAAGTGCGACGGCGACCGGCCGGAGGACTTCGCCGGGCTGTTCGACTTCGACACCGCCTTCGCCACCGCCTTCGACGCAGATCTGAACGCCGTGACCCTCGCCGCGGCCCGGTGA
- a CDS encoding DNA polymerase III subunit — protein sequence MTDFAGDRSVWDAVRGHDAVVDGFRRAVGRGRLSSALLLAGPAGVGKRLFADTLAKCLLCLRTPDDLLEACGTCKACVSAAADTHPDLHRVRLPEGKREIPLAAFVGDKEDRGSSGLCYELSRRPALSERRVAIVEDADLVNPQAANAFLKTLEEPPAGAVLMLLSDRPESLLPTIRSRCQTVRFGPLPEADVAALLLDQGLAESPAEADQVARLSRGSLDAAARLADPEVRGLREVVRKHVGRGGPVAAAKAVVGAVEAAGSDAPSQRAAAAWVFAFCADLYRDRLAGLSEDFSSDVPGISDRLEHAAAALDRLSEAEAQIARNTSVPPVIEALVCDLNRG from the coding sequence ATGACTGATTTCGCAGGGGACCGATCCGTCTGGGACGCCGTCCGCGGGCATGACGCCGTCGTGGACGGCTTCCGCCGGGCCGTGGGGCGGGGGCGACTGAGTTCGGCGCTGCTGCTGGCCGGGCCGGCGGGGGTGGGGAAGCGGTTGTTCGCCGACACCCTCGCCAAATGCCTGCTCTGTCTGCGGACGCCGGACGACCTGCTGGAGGCCTGCGGGACCTGCAAGGCCTGCGTTTCCGCCGCCGCGGACACCCACCCAGACCTGCACCGCGTGCGGCTGCCGGAGGGCAAGCGGGAGATCCCCCTCGCCGCGTTCGTCGGCGACAAGGAGGACCGCGGGAGCAGCGGGCTCTGCTACGAACTCTCCCGCCGGCCGGCGCTGTCGGAGCGGCGGGTGGCGATCGTGGAGGACGCCGATCTGGTGAACCCGCAGGCGGCGAACGCCTTCCTCAAAACCTTGGAGGAACCGCCGGCCGGGGCGGTGTTGATGCTGCTGTCGGACCGGCCGGAATCGCTGCTGCCGACGATCCGTTCGCGGTGTCAGACGGTGCGGTTCGGCCCGCTGCCGGAGGCGGACGTGGCGGCGTTGCTGCTGGATCAGGGCCTCGCGGAGAGCCCCGCCGAAGCCGATCAGGTCGCCCGGCTGTCGCGGGGCAGCCTGGACGCCGCGGCCCGGCTGGCGGACCCGGAGGTGCGGGGGTTGCGGGAGGTGGTGCGGAAGCACGTCGGCCGCGGCGGGCCGGTGGCGGCGGCGAAGGCGGTCGTCGGCGCCGTCGAGGCCGCCGGCTCCGACGCCCCCTCCCAGCGGGCCGCCGCCGCGTGGGTGTTCGCCTTCTGCGCCGACCTGTACCGCGACCGCCTCGCCGGGCTCTCGGAAGATTTTTCGTCCGATGTGCCGGGAATCTCGGACCGGCTGGAGCACGCCGCCGCGGCCCTGGACCGGCTCAGCGAGGCGGAGGCCCAGATCGCCCGCAACACCTCCGTGCCGCCCGTGATCGAGGCCCTCGTCTGCGACCTGAACCGGGGGTGA
- a CDS encoding biotin/lipoyl-containing protein, with translation MTPPAPYLPVSVPAFGRLPAGQAPTLAGWLVETGERVRRGERVAELTIPGLMVDALSPADGVLVRQNVAAGRAVAEDEPLGWVERSDD, from the coding sequence GTGACCCCGCCAGCCCCCTATCTCCCGGTGTCCGTGCCGGCGTTCGGGCGGTTGCCGGCCGGGCAGGCGCCGACGCTGGCCGGGTGGCTGGTGGAGACCGGCGAACGGGTCCGCCGCGGGGAGCGCGTCGCCGAACTGACGATCCCCGGGCTGATGGTCGACGCCCTCAGCCCCGCGGACGGCGTGCTGGTTCGGCAGAACGTCGCCGCGGGGCGGGCGGTCGCCGAGGACGAACCGCTCGGCTGGGTGGAGCGCAGCGATGACTGA
- the lipA gene encoding lipoyl synthase, which produces MSLLQVIDAPASGCGAKPQASGLSVLNVLDSPRDSLADSRVPERKRRLPAWLKRPLPAAGMAFTDEVIRDLDLVTVCESAKCPNRTECWSHKTATLMIAGNVCTRPCGFCSVPKGKTEALQLDEPARVAEAAKRLGLEHVVLTSVTRDDLPDGGAAHWAACVVAVREACDEGVTIEVLTPDFRGNVRAIDAVIDSRPDVFNHNTETVPRLYHRVRRNADYQRTLDLLARVKRRAPDMPTKSGLMLGLGETREELLDTCADLRAVGCEMLTLGQYLQPTGQHLPVERYVPPEEFDEVGELMRGLGFGLVASGPFVRSSYHAGEMKDVLTANRSA; this is translated from the coding sequence ATGTCCCTGCTCCAAGTCATCGACGCCCCCGCCTCCGGCTGCGGCGCCAAACCGCAAGCGTCAGGACTGTCCGTCCTGAACGTGCTCGACAGCCCCCGTGATTCGCTTGCGGATTCGCGGGTACCTGAGAGAAAGCGCCGGCTGCCGGCGTGGCTCAAGCGCCCCCTGCCGGCCGCGGGGATGGCGTTTACGGACGAGGTGATCCGCGATTTGGATCTCGTCACCGTCTGCGAGTCGGCGAAGTGTCCGAACCGCACCGAGTGCTGGAGCCACAAAACGGCGACGCTGATGATCGCCGGGAACGTCTGCACCCGGCCCTGCGGGTTCTGCTCCGTTCCCAAGGGCAAAACCGAGGCCCTGCAGCTGGACGAGCCGGCCCGCGTCGCCGAGGCGGCGAAACGGCTGGGGTTAGAGCACGTCGTGCTGACCAGCGTGACCCGCGACGACCTGCCCGACGGCGGCGCCGCCCACTGGGCCGCCTGCGTGGTCGCGGTGCGGGAGGCCTGCGACGAGGGCGTCACGATCGAGGTCCTCACCCCGGACTTCCGCGGCAACGTGCGGGCCATCGACGCCGTCATCGACAGCCGCCCGGACGTCTTCAACCACAACACGGAGACCGTGCCGCGGCTGTACCACCGGGTCCGCCGCAACGCGGACTACCAACGGACGCTCGACCTGCTGGCCCGGGTCAAACGGCGGGCGCCGGACATGCCCACCAAAAGCGGGCTGATGCTCGGCCTGGGCGAGACCCGCGAGGAGCTGCTGGACACCTGCGCCGACCTGCGGGCGGTCGGCTGCGAGATGCTCACCCTCGGCCAGTACCTGCAACCGACCGGCCAGCACCTGCCGGTGGAGCGCTACGTCCCGCCGGAAGAGTTCGACGAGGTCGGCGAGCTGATGCGGGGCCTGGGCTTCGGCCTGGTCGCCAGCGGCCCTTTCGTCCGCAGCAGCTACCACGCCGGCGAGATGAAGGACGTCCTCACCGCGAACCGCTCCGCGTGA
- a CDS encoding lipoyl protein ligase domain-containing protein translates to MTYPFTPHLPDRGSDGLSVHLLGQVDWPSAKALQERLAFDLSGRTDRHGFLLLCEHPPGVTVGREGSRADLRCDERDLRSRSMEMDWVARGGGVIVHSPGQLCAYPVLPVASRDDDENPLTPALLRDVLISAAAATCDDLRVPNEITPDGAAVAARTGVVAEVGAGVREGFSRWGLFLSVAPAMEFPRMAVRPDGARGGGAVSSLSAARHNPISMPAVRSCLIQRLSEGLGYDTVHTFTGHPLLRRTTRRTYVPA, encoded by the coding sequence GTGACCTACCCGTTCACCCCGCACCTGCCGGACCGCGGCAGCGACGGGCTGAGCGTGCACCTGCTGGGGCAGGTGGACTGGCCCTCGGCGAAGGCGCTCCAGGAGCGGCTGGCGTTCGACCTGTCCGGCCGCACCGACCGCCACGGCTTCCTGCTGCTCTGCGAACACCCGCCCGGCGTCACGGTGGGGCGGGAGGGCAGCCGGGCGGACCTCCGCTGCGACGAACGCGACCTCCGCAGCCGTTCGATGGAGATGGACTGGGTCGCCCGCGGCGGCGGCGTGATCGTGCATTCCCCCGGCCAACTGTGCGCCTACCCGGTGCTGCCGGTGGCCTCCCGGGACGACGACGAGAACCCCCTCACCCCGGCCCTGCTGCGGGACGTGCTGATCTCCGCCGCGGCCGCGACCTGCGACGACCTGCGGGTTCCCAATGAGATCACGCCCGACGGCGCCGCGGTCGCCGCCCGCACGGGCGTGGTGGCGGAGGTCGGCGCCGGGGTGCGGGAGGGATTCAGCCGGTGGGGGCTGTTCCTGTCCGTCGCCCCCGCGATGGAGTTCCCCCGCATGGCCGTCCGCCCGGACGGGGCCCGCGGCGGGGGAGCCGTCTCCAGCCTGTCGGCGGCCCGGCACAATCCGATCAGCATGCCGGCGGTCCGCAGCTGCCTGATCCAACGGCTCTCCGAGGGCCTCGGCTACGACACCGTCCACACCTTCACCGGCCATCCGCTGCTTCGCCGGACCACGCGCCGCACCTACGTCCCGGCCTGA
- the smpB gene encoding SsrA-binding protein SmpB, whose amino-acid sequence MAKAKKSKRKKSGGEDPNERVVVRNRKARHEYELIEEVEAGVVLHGSEVKSVRNGDVNIDTAFATVKSGELWLKNLDIGDYAEAGRYNHDRTRDRKLLLRKAQLRKFAEANEEKGLTLVPVDVHIHRGFVKVTLAVARGRKTHDKRQKLKAKEDDRKLREAKRHYVQ is encoded by the coding sequence ATGGCCAAGGCCAAGAAGTCCAAACGCAAGAAGTCCGGCGGGGAGGACCCGAACGAGCGGGTCGTCGTGCGCAACCGCAAGGCCCGGCACGAGTACGAACTGATCGAGGAGGTCGAAGCCGGCGTCGTGTTGCACGGCAGCGAGGTGAAGTCCGTCCGCAACGGCGACGTGAACATCGACACCGCCTTCGCCACGGTGAAGAGCGGCGAACTGTGGTTGAAGAACCTGGACATCGGCGATTACGCCGAGGCCGGCCGCTACAACCACGACCGCACCCGCGATCGCAAACTCCTGCTGCGGAAGGCCCAACTGCGGAAGTTCGCCGAGGCGAACGAGGAGAAGGGCCTCACGCTGGTGCCGGTGGACGTGCACATCCACCGCGGCTTCGTGAAGGTGACGCTCGCCGTCGCCCGCGGTCGAAAGACGCACGACAAGCGCCAGAAGCTCAAGGCCAAAGAGGACGACCGCAAGCTCCGCGAAGCCAAGCGGCATTACGTGCAGTGA
- a CDS encoding class I SAM-dependent methyltransferase, whose amino-acid sequence MNDAPPRNADGLPPNADGLPAIAGGWAEQVVGVAHRRGTRTFRLLTPADPDAVLDAVVADQGAEAGGDPYWATLWPVAVTFAGRLLDEPFPAGTRVLELGCGSALAGLAAAAGGAEATATDVDPRAVALAAANAALNGLPLTAAKLDWHAPPALSADQRFDRAIGADLLYQPDLHAALLKTLSATLAADGEALLADPGRGVAAAFLHRASDAGWRVRLEDEAGKELWRPRIAGHQIVRLSR is encoded by the coding sequence TTGAACGACGCCCCGCCGCGAAACGCGGACGGCCTGCCGCCGAACGCGGACGGCCTGCCGGCGATCGCCGGCGGGTGGGCGGAGCAGGTCGTCGGCGTCGCCCACCGGCGGGGGACGCGGACCTTCCGTCTGCTGACCCCCGCCGACCCGGACGCCGTGCTGGACGCGGTTGTGGCAGACCAAGGGGCCGAGGCCGGCGGCGACCCCTACTGGGCGACGCTGTGGCCCGTCGCGGTCACGTTCGCCGGCCGATTGCTGGACGAGCCCTTCCCGGCGGGAACCCGCGTGCTGGAACTGGGTTGCGGGTCCGCCCTCGCCGGGCTGGCCGCGGCGGCGGGCGGGGCGGAGGCGACGGCGACCGATGTCGACCCGCGGGCCGTCGCCCTCGCCGCGGCGAACGCCGCCCTCAACGGGCTGCCGCTGACGGCAGCGAAGCTCGACTGGCACGCCCCGCCGGCGCTGTCGGCCGACCAGCGGTTCGACCGGGCGATCGGGGCGGACCTGCTCTATCAACCGGACCTGCACGCGGCGCTGCTGAAAACGCTCTCCGCCACCCTGGCCGCCGACGGCGAGGCGCTGCTGGCGGACCCTGGCCGCGGCGTCGCCGCGGCGTTCCTGCACCGGGCCAGCGACGCCGGCTGGCGCGTGCGACTGGAGGACGAGGCGGGGAAGGAACTCTGGCGGCCGCGGATCGCGGGTCACCAGATCGTGCGGCTGTCGCGGTAA
- a CDS encoding LURP-one-related/scramblase family protein, whose protein sequence is MPDATAPAADAVEYTIRRKVFKLFGAAFHIYDRDGNLVGYSKQKAFKLKEDIRIYRDESMDEEWLKIAARSVIDFSAAYDVTDSRTGELIGTLRRKGLKSMFRDSWEVLDANERAVGHIQEDSALMATLRRLTDYGWIFPQKFTLSPDGGGAAIANYSTNFNPFVHKLKVDVHGGNTLHPFVPLAAGVLLVAVEGKQG, encoded by the coding sequence GTGCCCGACGCAACCGCCCCCGCCGCCGATGCGGTCGAGTACACCATCCGCCGGAAGGTGTTCAAACTGTTCGGGGCCGCGTTCCATATTTACGACCGGGACGGGAACCTCGTCGGCTACAGCAAGCAGAAGGCGTTCAAGCTCAAGGAGGACATCCGGATCTACCGGGACGAGTCGATGGACGAGGAGTGGCTGAAGATCGCCGCCCGCAGCGTGATCGACTTCTCCGCCGCCTACGACGTGACCGACAGCCGCACCGGCGAACTGATCGGCACCCTGCGGCGCAAGGGCCTGAAGAGCATGTTCCGCGACTCCTGGGAAGTGCTCGACGCGAACGAACGGGCCGTCGGCCACATCCAGGAAGACAGCGCGCTGATGGCGACGCTCCGCCGGCTGACCGATTACGGCTGGATTTTCCCGCAGAAGTTCACCCTCTCGCCCGACGGCGGCGGGGCGGCGATCGCCAACTACTCCACCAACTTCAACCCCTTCGTGCACAAGCTGAAGGTGGACGTGCACGGCGGCAACACGCTGCACCCCTTCGTCCCGCTGGCCGCCGGCGTGCTGCTGGTGGCGGTCGAGGGCAAACAGGGTTGA
- a CDS encoding DUF456 family protein produces the protein MDPTAFYFTLAVPMVLLAAFCWASTLFTLPGNWAVLALAAAWAYFMPKDEYGWGFGWGTVAVLAGLALIGEALEFAAGAAGAKKEGGSRRGMALSILGAMVGSLAGAAVGVPVPVVGPLIGAVGGGAAGAFAGAYLGETWKGRHSRDAVQIGKGALIGRLVGTGGKLACGAVMVAVLGVMTFVPRDVATPLDDAVDDAVVEAEVF, from the coding sequence ATGGACCCGACCGCGTTCTACTTCACCCTCGCGGTGCCGATGGTCTTGCTGGCGGCGTTCTGTTGGGCGAGCACGCTGTTCACCCTGCCGGGGAACTGGGCCGTGCTGGCGCTGGCCGCGGCGTGGGCCTACTTCATGCCGAAGGACGAATACGGCTGGGGCTTCGGCTGGGGGACGGTCGCCGTGCTGGCCGGGTTGGCGCTGATCGGCGAGGCGCTGGAGTTCGCCGCCGGGGCCGCGGGGGCGAAGAAGGAGGGCGGCAGCCGCCGGGGCATGGCGCTGTCGATCCTGGGGGCGATGGTCGGCAGCCTCGCCGGCGCCGCGGTCGGCGTGCCGGTGCCGGTCGTCGGGCCGCTGATCGGCGCCGTCGGCGGCGGGGCCGCGGGCGCCTTCGCCGGGGCCTACCTCGGCGAGACCTGGAAGGGCCGCCACAGCCGGGACGCGGTGCAGATCGGCAAGGGCGCCCTGATCGGCCGGCTTGTGGGCACCGGCGGCAAACTCGCCTGCGGCGCCGTGATGGTCGCCGTCCTCGGGGTGATGACCTTCGTCCCCCGCGACGTGGCCACGCCGCTGGACGACGCGGTGGACGACGCGGTCGTCGAGGCGGAGGTCTTCTGA
- a CDS encoding YheT family hydrolase encodes MNAEPIRFTADDLPAYPAKWAGTWGAAHLHTAAAQVFGEVPLLSPVADRSEDAGPSAALEIPTSDGTGDRLAADLFLPEDERPNRPLVVLLHGLGGDADSAYMRACLSDLLGAGLRVVALNFRGAGRSHETCSEYLHPGRTGDVRALLTYLEEGTERDLFESGVILCGFSLGGSILLKSLATADPDVLRGVRAAVTVSAPLDLASCSRRLGRGRNRVYEAYLLKRMRDQIHLSPGGVNDEELAAVEAASTVWAFDETFTAPRRGFDDVEAYYHEDSAGHRLGKIAVPTLLLVADDDPFVPLETYDQFDWEAHPHLVKKRTPTGGHTGFLCESGPLYHSRCVMTLAEKA; translated from the coding sequence ATGAACGCTGAGCCGATCCGCTTCACCGCCGACGATCTGCCGGCGTATCCGGCGAAGTGGGCGGGCACGTGGGGGGCGGCGCATCTGCATACCGCGGCGGCGCAGGTGTTCGGCGAGGTCCCGCTGCTCAGTCCGGTGGCCGACCGCAGCGAGGACGCCGGCCCCAGCGCGGCGCTGGAGATCCCGACCTCCGACGGCACCGGCGACCGCCTCGCCGCGGACCTGTTCCTGCCGGAGGACGAGCGGCCGAATCGTCCGTTGGTCGTCCTGCTGCACGGGCTGGGCGGCGACGCGGACAGTGCCTACATGCGGGCCTGCCTGTCCGACCTGCTGGGAGCCGGCCTGCGGGTCGTCGCCCTAAACTTTCGCGGCGCCGGCCGCAGCCACGAAACGTGCAGCGAGTACCTGCACCCCGGCCGCACCGGCGACGTCCGGGCCCTGCTGACGTATCTGGAAGAGGGCACGGAGCGGGACCTGTTCGAGTCCGGCGTGATCCTGTGCGGGTTCAGCCTGGGCGGGTCGATCCTGCTGAAATCCCTCGCCACGGCCGACCCGGACGTCCTCCGCGGCGTGCGGGCCGCGGTGACCGTCTCCGCCCCGTTGGACCTCGCCTCCTGCTCCCGGCGACTCGGCCGGGGACGCAACCGCGTGTACGAGGCCTATCTGCTCAAGCGGATGCGGGACCAGATCCACCTCAGCCCCGGCGGGGTGAACGACGAGGAGCTCGCCGCCGTGGAGGCCGCCTCGACGGTGTGGGCGTTCGACGAGACCTTCACCGCCCCCCGGCGGGGCTTCGACGATGTGGAGGCCTATTACCACGAGGACAGCGCCGGCCACCGGCTCGGCAAGATCGCGGTTCCCACCCTGCTGCTCGTGGCGGACGACGACCCGTTCGTTCCGCTGGAGACCTACGACCAGTTCGACTGGGAGGCCCATCCGCACCTGGTGAAGAAGCGGACGCCGACGGGCGGGCACACCGGCTTTCTGTGCGAGAGCGGCCCGCTGTACCACTCGCGGTGCGTCATGACGCTGGCGGAGAAGGCGTAG